CGCCACTAGACTACCTTTCTTCTAATACAATTTGGTAACAGACTGCTAAATCCGTCAAATTGCGGAGTTGTAGACCACTGACATCAAGCCATTTTTCAAGACGGTATTGGAGCGTATTGCGGTGCACATAGAGGCGCTGCGCCGCTTTTGTGACCACCGCTGCTTCTTCCCACAAGGCAAGAATACTGTCTGCCAACTGGTCTTGTTGGCTAATCATGTGAGATAGTTGATGCCGCAAGGAAGCAAGCGAAAATTCCTGTCCCTGTCCCCACAGAAAGGCCTGTCCAAAAGTTAGGACACGTGAGGATTGAAAACGCTCCTGCCAAGCGATAAAGAGCTGGTGTTCTGCTTGAAAAATCCTTGTCCAGTCCTCATCTGCTACCTGCGACCACATTTGCCCGACTAGAACAGTCAACTTCAAACCAAAATCAAATTCCATGGCAGACAGGGTATCAGCCAACACTTCCTGAATTGGAATGAAGGTGCTTTGATCTAAGATAAAAACCGTATCATGGGCTGTTATGTGAAAATCAGCAACACGGTTTGGCAATAGGGAACGCATGACCTCACACCATGATTCAACTGCCTCTTTTTCTTCATCGGCAGATAGGGAATGACGCACATGAATCCATTGCACGGAACTCATCTGCTGAGGCATTGCTCCTACACCATTGACCAAAAATCGATACCATGGTTGAGCCACATAACTTGCCTCATTCTCAACAGACAAGGACAGTAAATAGCGCTCCCGCTCTGTTAACTCGTCTGTAGCAATCTGTAGCCATTGCCCATTTGCCAAAGGAAGGACAAGCTGGCCTGATAGATGAGTAGCTGTATCTGTGACTTTTGCTGTAGGAAAGAGCTCCAAGGCAGATTGGCTATCTCGTAACGGAGTATGTTGCCCTTTATTTCTTTCATTCCCATTCCTTTTAGAGAATCGTTCCATTGTCAGGGGACCTCCTATCCATTTTCAATGCACCAGTCAATCACTTCCTCAAGTCGTTCCATTTGATTCGTCATATGGAGGTAACCAAGCACCGCTTCAAAACCAGTAGACATGCGATAGGTTACGACATCCGCATTTTTAGCCTTGGTATGACTGTTAGTATTGCGACCACGTTTGTAGATGTCAACTTCCCTTTCGCTGAGAAATTCCTCGTCCAACATTTTAGAGATGAGCGCAGCTTGCGCCTTGGCAGAAACATAGCGGTTCGCTTCTCTGTGCAAGTGATTAGGCTTGGTTAAACCTTTAAAAATCAAGTGCCTACGAATATACATGGAATAGACAGCATCACCCTCAAACGCAAGAGCAATCCCATTGATGAGTGTCACATCAATCACGTGTCCACCTCACTCCGTCCTTGGTATCAAGAAGCTTGATTCCTTGTGCAGCTAGTTGGTCACGAATCTCATCTGCCTTTGCAAAGTCCTTGACTGCCCGTGCTGCTTGACGTTGTTCAATCAAGGCTTCAATCGCACTATCTAACACCTCTTCCTCAAAAACAATCCCAAAGACTGCTACCATTTTCTCAAATGCCGTTTTTATGTCTGCATTATAATTTCCAGAATTGATCCACTTGGCCATTTCAAAGACGACGGTAATCCCATTTGCCGTGTTAAAGTCTTCATCCATCGCTTGGCAAAATTTACTTTCAAATGTCGCTAAGCGTTCCATATCCACATTGTCAGTAAAGGATTGCTCATAAGTATTTTTCAAATACTTGAGATTGATTTCTGCGTCTAGCACCCCTTTTTCGATAAAATTAATGGGTTTTCTGTAATGTTGAGTAGCAAAAAAGAAGCGCAAGACCTGTCCGTCAACCGTTTCAAGAGCATCGTGAACGGTAATAAAGTTACCCAAAGATTTGGACATTTTGACATTATCAATATTGACAAAGCCATTGTGCATCCAATAATTGGCAAAGGTCTGCCCTGTTTTGGCTTCTGACTGGGCGATTTCATTGGTATGGTGAGGGAATTCCAAATCTGCACCTCCACCATGAATATCAATCGTGTCTCCCAAAATTTCTGTCGCCATAACAGAACATTCAATATGCCAACCCGGACGGCCTGCTCCCCAAGGGCTATCCCATGAAATCTCACCTGATTTAGCCGATTTCCAGAGGGCAAAGTCTACTGGATTTTCCTTACGAGCCGTTTCTTCATCTGTCCGACCACTAGCTCCTAACACTAAATCTTCCAGCGTTTTATTGGCCAAAGCAGCATAGTTTTTTGACTTTTCAACACGGAAATAGACATCACCTGCAGCCTCATAGGCATAGCCTTTTGCAATCAATTCCTCGATAAAGGCTACAATTTCACCCATAAAGTGCATAACGCGAGGGTGTTTCGTAGCAGGTTTAACCCCTAATTTTTCCACATCTGCGGAAAAGGCTGCAATGTATTTTTCAGCGATTTCTTGTGGCGTAATTCCTTCTTCCTTGGCACGATTAATAATCTTATCATCGACATCGGTAAAATTCGAAATATAGGTCACCTCAAAACCACGGTACTCAAAATAACGCCGAATGGTATCAAAAGCAACGGTCGAACGGGCATTCCCAACATGAATATAGTTATATACAGTTGGTCCACAGACATACATCTTGACCTTGCCTGCCTCTAAAGGCACGAACTCTCGGAGACTTCGTGTCATGGTATCATAAATCGTAATCATCGTTTTATTCTTGAGCGTTGGAATTCTTCCCCGCTCTTTCCTTTCTATCGGAAATCATCTGTCCGCATCTCTGCGAACCATCTCTATAAATAAGAGGGTAAAACAAGAACTTTAGCGTCTCTTATAAGCTCTGTAAAGCCGAACGAGCCAAAAGAGCGCAAGAGCTCCCCAAATAAGAGCAGAATCTATCTGGTCCTGTAAGAGACGAACAATCATCAAGATGATAGCACCAATCATCGTAACGAAATAATGCCAATAACGCTTGAAAAAATCTTTATTCTTCATCATGTAACTCCTTGGTTATCAAAAAAGATTAGAGTATTGAGGTTTCGTTCTTCATGGTGCGCCATTTCTGGCTCAATGACAGCTTTGACCGGTTCAAATTCTTCTAAGAGCATGGCGTGCTCTGCTCTTCATCCTTACAACTTGG
Above is a window of Streptococcus sp. zg-86 DNA encoding:
- a CDS encoding helix-turn-helix domain-containing protein, encoding MERFSKRNGNERNKGQHTPLRDSQSALELFPTAKVTDTATHLSGQLVLPLANGQWLQIATDELTERERYLLSLSVENEASYVAQPWYRFLVNGVGAMPQQMSSVQWIHVRHSLSADEEKEAVESWCEVMRSLLPNRVADFHITAHDTVFILDQSTFIPIQEVLADTLSAMEFDFGLKLTVLVGQMWSQVADEDWTRIFQAEHQLFIAWQERFQSSRVLTFGQAFLWGQGQEFSLASLRHQLSHMISQQDQLADSILALWEEAAVVTKAAQRLYVHRNTLQYRLEKWLDVSGLQLRNLTDLAVCYQIVLEER
- a CDS encoding Mini-ribonuclease 3, which codes for MIDVTLINGIALAFEGDAVYSMYIRRHLIFKGLTKPNHLHREANRYVSAKAQAALISKMLDEEFLSEREVDIYKRGRNTNSHTKAKNADVVTYRMSTGFEAVLGYLHMTNQMERLEEVIDWCIENG
- the cysS gene encoding cysteine--tRNA ligase, with translation MITIYDTMTRSLREFVPLEAGKVKMYVCGPTVYNYIHVGNARSTVAFDTIRRYFEYRGFEVTYISNFTDVDDKIINRAKEEGITPQEIAEKYIAAFSADVEKLGVKPATKHPRVMHFMGEIVAFIEELIAKGYAYEAAGDVYFRVEKSKNYAALANKTLEDLVLGASGRTDEETARKENPVDFALWKSAKSGEISWDSPWGAGRPGWHIECSVMATEILGDTIDIHGGGADLEFPHHTNEIAQSEAKTGQTFANYWMHNGFVNIDNVKMSKSLGNFITVHDALETVDGQVLRFFFATQHYRKPINFIEKGVLDAEINLKYLKNTYEQSFTDNVDMERLATFESKFCQAMDEDFNTANGITVVFEMAKWINSGNYNADIKTAFEKMVAVFGIVFEEEVLDSAIEALIEQRQAARAVKDFAKADEIRDQLAAQGIKLLDTKDGVRWTRD